Proteins encoded within one genomic window of Brassica rapa cultivar Chiifu-401-42 chromosome A09, CAAS_Brap_v3.01, whole genome shotgun sequence:
- the LOC103839632 gene encoding protein NRT1/ PTR FAMILY 5.2-like isoform X2: MTVEEAGDDHTKDGTVDLQGNPVRRSIRGRWKACSFLVVYEAFERMAYYGISSNLVIYMTTKLHQGTVKSANNVTNWVGTVFLTPILGAYVADAHLGRYRTFVISSTIYFLGMLVLTLSVSIPGIKPPECSMANAEDCEQTSILQLAVFFGALYTLAIGTGGTKANISTIGADQFDETDPKEKIQKMSFFNWWMFSIFFGTLFANTVLVYVQDNVGWGWGYGIPTLGLAISIFVFLLGTPFYRHKLPTGSPFMKMTRVIVASFRKANAPMARSLTQFHELPSMEYERKGTFPIQPTKSLRFLDRASLKTGITDQWNLCTITEVEETKQMLNMLPAMFATFVPSATVAQVSTLFVKQGTTLNARIAGNFSIPPASLTAFVTVSILVSIVLYDRVFVKVTRKFTGNPRGITLLQRMGVGMIFHILLMTVACFTERYRLKVAADHGLVHQKGVKLPLSIFVLLPQFMLMGIADAFLEVAKLEFFYDQAPECMKSLGASYSLTSLGIGNFLSSFLLSTVSKITKKRGKGWILNNLNESRLDYYYLFFALLNFVNFLFFLVAVKFYVYRAEVTRPVDVKEEEANVMGVEENE; the protein is encoded by the exons atgacaGTAGAAGAGGCAGGAGATGATCACACAAAAGATGGAACAGTTGATCTTCAAGGCAATCCTGTTCGAAGATCCATTAGAGGTCGATGGAAAGCTTGTTCCTTCCTCGTCG TGTACGAGGCGTTTGAGCGGATGGCATATTACGGGATATCGAGCAACCTAGTGATTTACATGACAACCAAATTGCACCAAGGCACCGTTAAGTCCGCGAATAATGTGACCAACTGGGTCGGGACTGTTTTCCTCACTCCTATCTTGGGTGCTTATGTCGCGGACGCTCATCTTGGTCGCTACCGCACTTTCGTCATCTCTTCTACTATCTACTTTTTG GGGATGTTGGTGTTAACGTTATCAGTATCCATACCGGGAATCAAACCACCAGAATGTTCTATGGCTAATGCTGAAGACTGCGAACAGACTTCTATTCTACAGTTAGCGGTTTTCTTTGGAGCATTATACACATTAGCCATTGGTACAGGCGGTACAAAAGCGAACATTTCTACCATAGGAGCCGATCAGTTTGACGAGACCGACCCAAAGGAGAAGATTCAAAAAATGTCATTCTTCAATTGGTGGATGTTTAGCATCTTCTTTGGCACTCTCTTTGCCAATACAGTTCTTGTCTATGTTCAAGATAATGTGGGCTGGGGCTGGGGTTATGGGATTCCAACTTTGGGACTTGCTATTTccatctttgtttttttattggGCACTCCTTTTTACCGCCATAAACTCCCTACGGGAAGCCCTTTCATGAAGATGACTCGAGTCATTGTGGCTTCATTTCGCAAAGCTAATGCCCCGATGGCACGCAGCCTCACACAATTTCACGAGCTGCCTTCAATGGAATATGAGCGGAAAGGCACCTTTCCGATCCAGCCCACTAAGAGTCTAAG ATTCTTAGACAGAGCTTCACTGAAAACAGGAATAACAGATCAGTGGAATCTTTGTACAATCACAGAAGtcgaagaaacaaaacaaatgctAAATATGTTACCTGCCATGTTTGCAACTTTTGTCCCAAGCGCAACGGTCGCTCAAGTCAGCACTTTGTTTGTCAAACAAGGAACCACTCTTAACGCAAGGATCGCCGGAAACTTTAGCATCCCGCCAGCGAGTCTCACCGCCTTCGTCACAGTCTCAATTCTCGTCTCCATTGTCTTATATGATCGAGTCTTTGTCAAGGTAACTCGAAAATTCACCGGTAATCCAAGAGGCATTACTTTGCTTCAACGAATGGGAGTTGGTATGATCTTCCACATCCTCCTCATGACGGTCGCATGTTTCACCGAAAG GTATAGACTAAAAGTCGCTGCTGATCATGGACTCGTCCACCAAAAGGGAGTAAAACTACCATTGTCAATCTTCGTTTTGCTTCCTCAGTTCATGTTAATGGGCATAGCTGATGCTTTCTTAGAAGTTGCAAAGCTCGAATTTTTCTACGATCAAGCTCCTGAGTGTATGAAAAGCCTCGGGGCATCGTATTCCTTAACGAGTTTAGGGATCGGGAATTTCTTGAGCAGTTTCTTGTTGTCGACGGTATCTAAGATAACGAAGAAACGAGGAAAAGGATGGATTTTGAATAACCTTAATGAGTCTAGGTTGGATTATTATTACTTGTTTTTTGCGCTTCTTAATTTTGTtaacttcctcttcttcttggttGCGGTTAAATTTTATGTCTATAGAGCTGAGGTTACTCGTCCAGTGGATGTGAAAGAAGAGGAAGCGAATGTGATGGGTGTCGAGGAGAATGAATAA
- the LOC103839633 gene encoding uncharacterized protein LOC103839633: MPTRTQGETKGIYSLRNGGDDVVAGAPPWNPMTMRAAYNEPGDESTRITGVKRGSNEGGGDGDSQKLKFSVSLLREEIQKDFTAYNGKKPLTRQKKRQELFRVK, translated from the exons ATGCCAACAAGGACGCAAG GGGAAACCAAAGGTATTTACTCTTTAAGAAATGGAGGCGATGATGTCGTAGCAGGAGCTCCGCCTTGGAATCCGATGACGATGCGAGCTGCTTATAATGAACCTGGAGATGAGTCCACGAGGATCACTGGCGTCAAGAGAGGTAGTAACGAAGGAGGTGGTGATGGAGATTCACAGAAACTGAAATTTTCTGTTTCTTTGTTGAGGGAAGAAATACAAAAAGATTTCACAGCGTACAATGGGAAAAAACCTCTTACAAGACAAAAGAAGAGACAAGAACTATTCAGAGTCAAATGA
- the LOC103839632 gene encoding protein NRT1/ PTR FAMILY 5.2-like isoform X1: MTVEEAGDDHTKDGTVDLQGNPVRRSIRGRWKACSFLVVYEAFERMAYYGISSNLVIYMTTKLHQGTVKSANNVTNWVGTVFLTPILGAYVADAHLGRYRTFVISSTIYFLGMLVLTLSVSIPGIKPPECSMANAEDCEQTSILQLAVFFGALYTLAIGTGGTKANISTIGADQFDETDPKEKIQKMSFFNWWMFSIFFGTLFANTVLVYVQDNVGWGWGYGIPTLGLAISIFVFLLGTPFYRHKLPTGSPFMKMTRVIVASFRKANAPMARSLTQFHELPSMEYERKGTFPIQPTKSLSQLCCRFLDRASLKTGITDQWNLCTITEVEETKQMLNMLPAMFATFVPSATVAQVSTLFVKQGTTLNARIAGNFSIPPASLTAFVTVSILVSIVLYDRVFVKVTRKFTGNPRGITLLQRMGVGMIFHILLMTVACFTERYRLKVAADHGLVHQKGVKLPLSIFVLLPQFMLMGIADAFLEVAKLEFFYDQAPECMKSLGASYSLTSLGIGNFLSSFLLSTVSKITKKRGKGWILNNLNESRLDYYYLFFALLNFVNFLFFLVAVKFYVYRAEVTRPVDVKEEEANVMGVEENE, encoded by the exons atgacaGTAGAAGAGGCAGGAGATGATCACACAAAAGATGGAACAGTTGATCTTCAAGGCAATCCTGTTCGAAGATCCATTAGAGGTCGATGGAAAGCTTGTTCCTTCCTCGTCG TGTACGAGGCGTTTGAGCGGATGGCATATTACGGGATATCGAGCAACCTAGTGATTTACATGACAACCAAATTGCACCAAGGCACCGTTAAGTCCGCGAATAATGTGACCAACTGGGTCGGGACTGTTTTCCTCACTCCTATCTTGGGTGCTTATGTCGCGGACGCTCATCTTGGTCGCTACCGCACTTTCGTCATCTCTTCTACTATCTACTTTTTG GGGATGTTGGTGTTAACGTTATCAGTATCCATACCGGGAATCAAACCACCAGAATGTTCTATGGCTAATGCTGAAGACTGCGAACAGACTTCTATTCTACAGTTAGCGGTTTTCTTTGGAGCATTATACACATTAGCCATTGGTACAGGCGGTACAAAAGCGAACATTTCTACCATAGGAGCCGATCAGTTTGACGAGACCGACCCAAAGGAGAAGATTCAAAAAATGTCATTCTTCAATTGGTGGATGTTTAGCATCTTCTTTGGCACTCTCTTTGCCAATACAGTTCTTGTCTATGTTCAAGATAATGTGGGCTGGGGCTGGGGTTATGGGATTCCAACTTTGGGACTTGCTATTTccatctttgtttttttattggGCACTCCTTTTTACCGCCATAAACTCCCTACGGGAAGCCCTTTCATGAAGATGACTCGAGTCATTGTGGCTTCATTTCGCAAAGCTAATGCCCCGATGGCACGCAGCCTCACACAATTTCACGAGCTGCCTTCAATGGAATATGAGCGGAAAGGCACCTTTCCGATCCAGCCCACTAAGAGTCTAAG TCAACTGTGTTGCAGATTCTTAGACAGAGCTTCACTGAAAACAGGAATAACAGATCAGTGGAATCTTTGTACAATCACAGAAGtcgaagaaacaaaacaaatgctAAATATGTTACCTGCCATGTTTGCAACTTTTGTCCCAAGCGCAACGGTCGCTCAAGTCAGCACTTTGTTTGTCAAACAAGGAACCACTCTTAACGCAAGGATCGCCGGAAACTTTAGCATCCCGCCAGCGAGTCTCACCGCCTTCGTCACAGTCTCAATTCTCGTCTCCATTGTCTTATATGATCGAGTCTTTGTCAAGGTAACTCGAAAATTCACCGGTAATCCAAGAGGCATTACTTTGCTTCAACGAATGGGAGTTGGTATGATCTTCCACATCCTCCTCATGACGGTCGCATGTTTCACCGAAAG GTATAGACTAAAAGTCGCTGCTGATCATGGACTCGTCCACCAAAAGGGAGTAAAACTACCATTGTCAATCTTCGTTTTGCTTCCTCAGTTCATGTTAATGGGCATAGCTGATGCTTTCTTAGAAGTTGCAAAGCTCGAATTTTTCTACGATCAAGCTCCTGAGTGTATGAAAAGCCTCGGGGCATCGTATTCCTTAACGAGTTTAGGGATCGGGAATTTCTTGAGCAGTTTCTTGTTGTCGACGGTATCTAAGATAACGAAGAAACGAGGAAAAGGATGGATTTTGAATAACCTTAATGAGTCTAGGTTGGATTATTATTACTTGTTTTTTGCGCTTCTTAATTTTGTtaacttcctcttcttcttggttGCGGTTAAATTTTATGTCTATAGAGCTGAGGTTACTCGTCCAGTGGATGTGAAAGAAGAGGAAGCGAATGTGATGGGTGTCGAGGAGAATGAATAA